Part of the Candidatus Methylomirabilota bacterium genome, TGGCGTATCGCTTCCCGCCGTACCGCGCCAGCGCCGCGCGTGGGGAGCTCGAATGAGCACGGCGGGGACGGCCCGCCTCCGGCCGGCGCTCTATGGCGACGTCATCCGGCAACGCTGGCGCCAGCCCCGCTTCCGCGGCGAGCTGGCCGAGGCCAATGCGGTGGCCGAGGACGTCAACCCTCTGTGCGGCGATCGGGTGCGGATGATGCTCAAGGTCGACGACGGAACGATTCGGGCCGCCCGCTTCCTGGGTGACTCCTGCGCGATCTGTACGGCATCAGCCGACGTCCTCGCCGAGCTGATCCAGGGCAGGCCGACCCGGGCCGCGCGCGTCGGCCCGGCCGACCTGCTCGACGTGCTGCAGGTGGACATCCGTCCCACCCGGATGCGCTGCGTGACGCTGCCGCTCTCGGTGCTGGACCAGGCGCTCGGGAAGGTCGGATGAGGCTCGACGAGCTGACGCGCCCGGACTTTCCGATCCTGGAGCGGATCGTCAACGGCCACCCGCTCGTCTATCTGGACTCGGCCGCCTCGAGCCAGAAGCCGCGCACCGTGATCGAGGCGATGGCCCGCTACTACGAGCGCACCCACGCCAACGTTCACCGCTCGATCCACACGCTCGGCGAGGAGGCCACGGAGCTCTACGAGGCCGCCCGCGACCGCGTCCAGCGGTTCATCGGCGCCGCCCATCGCGAGGAAGTCGTGCTCACGCGAGGGACGACCGACGGGCTCAACCTCATCGCCGACGCCCTCGGCCGCACGCTCCGGGCCGGGGACGAGATCCTCATCACGGAGATGGAGCACCACTCGAACATCATTCCTTGGCAGATGGCGGCGCGTGCTCGCGGTGCGGTGGTCAAGGCCGTTCCGGTGGTGGGGGAGGGAGTCCTCGATCTCGACGCCCTCGACCGGCTCCTCACGGATCGCACGCGGGTCGTGGCCGTGGCGCACGTCTCCAACGTGCTGGGCACGATCAACCCGATCGCTGCGATCGGCGCCCGGGTGCGAGCGGCCGGGGCGCTCAGCGTCGTGGACGGGGCTCAAGCCGCGCCTCATATGCCGCTCGATATTCCAGCGCTGAACTGCGACTTTTACGTGTTCTCCGGCCACAAGATGCTGGGGCCGACCGGGGTGGGCGTGCTCTGGGGCCGCCGCGAGGTGCTGGAGCGCCTCGAACCCACCCGGGGCGGTGGCGAGATGATCAAGGAGGTGTGGCTCGACCGCGCCCAGTGGAACGATCTGCCCTGGCGGTTCGAGCCCGGTACCCCGCCCATCGCCGAAGCGGTTGGGCTGACGGCGGCCATCGAATATCTAGAAAAACTGGGGATGGAGCGAGTGGCGGAGCACGAGTGTCAGCTCGCACAGCAGGCGGCCGAGGTGCTGGCCGCGACTCCGGACGTGAGCGTCTACGGCCCCCGGGAGCGCGGGGCGGTGGTGGCGTTCAGCGTCGCGGGCCTGCATCCTCACGACGTGGCCGCATTGCTCGACGCCGAAGGCATCGCCGTGAGGGCCGGTCACCACTGCGCCCAGCCCCTGATGCGCCGGCTCGGCGTGGTGGGGACGTCGCGGGCGAGCTTCTCGGTCTTCAACTCGCCCGAGGAGGTCGCGCTGCTCGCCTCCACCGTGGCCGACCTTTCCTCCGGGCTCTGATGGCCCCGCCGCAGCCCCGCGACCCCTTCGTCTCACCGCGCTTCGGGCAGATCGCGACCTTCATGCTGCTGCCCGCCGCGGAGTCGGCGGCCGGACTCGACGTGGCGCTGCTCGGCGTGCCCTACGACGGGGGTGCCTCCTACCGTACGGGAGCGCGCTTCGGGCCGCGCGCCGTGCGCGAGCAGTCCTCCCTCATCCGGCCCTGGAACCCCGTCCTCAAGGTGCACCCGTTCCAGCGGCTGCGCGTCGCCGACTGCGGCGATATCGACGTCGTGCCGATCTCCATCGAGCGGACCTACGACGCGATCGAGAAGGCCATCGACCGCGTGCTGGCGGCGGGGGCTATGCCGCTCTGTGTGGGCGGCGACCATTCGGTGACGCTTCCTATCCTGCGATCGCTGGCGCGGCGTCACGGCCGTCTCGGCGTCGTGCACTTCGACGCCCATCCCGACACCTGGGACGAATACTTTGGCAGCAAGTTCTTCCACGGTACGCCCTTCCGGCGCGCCGTCGAAGAGGGGCTCGTCGACCCGCGGCGCATGATCCAGGTCGGCATCCGCGGTCCCCTCTACGGGCCGGAGGACTTCGCCTTCCACGACCAGCACGGCATCGAGGTGGTCCGCATCGAGGCGGTCAAGGAGCAGGGCGCCGACCGCGTCGCCGAACGCTTGGGGCGACTCCGCGGCGGTCCCGTTTACTGCTCGTTCGACATCGACGCCGTGGACCCGGCGTACGCGCCGGCCACCGGCACTCCGGAGGTCGGCGGCCTGACGTCCTACGAGGCGCTGGCGCTGGTCCGCGCGCTGGCCGGGCTGAGCCTCGTGGGCGCCGACGTCGTGGAGGTCGCGCCGCCGTACGACGGTCCAGGCCAGGTCACGGCCCTGCTGGCCGCCAACCTGCTCTTCGAGCTGCTCGGAGTGATGGCGCTCGAGCGATGAGCCGGTGCGGTGCGAGCTGGGCCCTGGCGCTGATCGCCTCGTTCCTGGCAGTGGACCCCGCGCGGGCGGAGTCGCGGCCGGTGTCGACGCTCCAGATCGACGGCGTCATCAGCCCCGTGACGCTACGCCTGGTGGGGACGGCCATCGACCGCGCGCAGGCCGAGCGG contains:
- a CDS encoding iron-sulfur cluster assembly scaffold protein translates to MSTAGTARLRPALYGDVIRQRWRQPRFRGELAEANAVAEDVNPLCGDRVRMMLKVDDGTIRAARFLGDSCAICTASADVLAELIQGRPTRAARVGPADLLDVLQVDIRPTRMRCVTLPLSVLDQALGKVG
- a CDS encoding SufS family cysteine desulfurase yields the protein MRLDELTRPDFPILERIVNGHPLVYLDSAASSQKPRTVIEAMARYYERTHANVHRSIHTLGEEATELYEAARDRVQRFIGAAHREEVVLTRGTTDGLNLIADALGRTLRAGDEILITEMEHHSNIIPWQMAARARGAVVKAVPVVGEGVLDLDALDRLLTDRTRVVAVAHVSNVLGTINPIAAIGARVRAAGALSVVDGAQAAPHMPLDIPALNCDFYVFSGHKMLGPTGVGVLWGRREVLERLEPTRGGGEMIKEVWLDRAQWNDLPWRFEPGTPPIAEAVGLTAAIEYLEKLGMERVAEHECQLAQQAAEVLAATPDVSVYGPRERGAVVAFSVAGLHPHDVAALLDAEGIAVRAGHHCAQPLMRRLGVVGTSRASFSVFNSPEEVALLASTVADLSSGL
- the speB gene encoding agmatinase is translated as MAPPQPRDPFVSPRFGQIATFMLLPAAESAAGLDVALLGVPYDGGASYRTGARFGPRAVREQSSLIRPWNPVLKVHPFQRLRVADCGDIDVVPISIERTYDAIEKAIDRVLAAGAMPLCVGGDHSVTLPILRSLARRHGRLGVVHFDAHPDTWDEYFGSKFFHGTPFRRAVEEGLVDPRRMIQVGIRGPLYGPEDFAFHDQHGIEVVRIEAVKEQGADRVAERLGRLRGGPVYCSFDIDAVDPAYAPATGTPEVGGLTSYEALALVRALAGLSLVGADVVEVAPPYDGPGQVTALLAANLLFELLGVMALER